TAGATGTAGTCTCTTGGCCTATTATTAGCTTTTGCTGTCCTACACGCCTTGCCTTAGTGTTTGCCTGCAAAAGCATAGCCAGACTTAGTCCGTTTTGCCTGGTACATGGCTTTATCGGCACTCTTGATCAACACATCAGCAGACTCACCATCATCTGGGAATACTGAAATACCAATGCTTGCAGTGACCACGAGTTCAAGCTTGCCTACCTTACATGGCGCTTGAAGCGCCTTGATAATCTTTTCTGCGATCAACGCAATGTCTTGCCTGTCATCAACTTCCATAATCAAATACAAGAACTCGTCGCCGCCATGTCGGCTCACAGTATCGTCAACGCGAGTCGTTTCTATCAGCCGTTTCGAGATGATCTTTAACACATGGTCACCTGCATCATGGCCATATTGGTCGTTAATACTCTTGAACTCATCCAGATCCAAAAACATGATGGCCAGCGTCCATTCATGCCGTTTAGCCTGTGCCAGACCATGCTCAAGTCTATCGTTGAAAAGCACACGGTTAGGCAAGCCAGTCAAAGCATCGTGAAAAGCCTCATGGCGGGCTGATGCCTCTTGCTGCCTTACAGAGATCAGTTGGTGCTCCAGCACTTCGCGCTCCCTGATCTCATGCTCTAGTGCTTGATTAACGATAGTTAGTTGCTCGGCAGCCTCTTGCACCTTGCCTTTCACCTCACCACTTTTTTCAATCGCATTTTCAACCTCTGGCTGGTGGTCTATATCCGCGAGGCTCTCTTTTAACACCAGATTCACTGAAGATAACTCCTCAGCGCATTCCTCTACCACATCTTTTATCTGTTCACTATGATCCAAGACTTTAGCTAATCTGGTGGCAGCATTAGCCGCTTTATTGATTGGGGGACTTTTCATATGGGGCCTTGTGCTGATGGGTACTTGCTAGAGCACTAAGCTCAAAGCAAGCACGCATTCAGTCTATTAAAGCGCCTACCATAGGCTTGTGAGAAGGGTTGCGATGTAGTCTCTAGGACTATTATTTAGACTGTCGTATCCTACAGCTAGCTGGCGCTATTGATGGCTTTGGGGAGCCCCGCAGCTTTAGTCGACTTCATCAGATGATGAGCAAGGCAGTGAATTTGAGTCTGCATTCTTCTCAAATCCATCACGCTCTAGTTTCAAGCGAAACTCACACGAAGGCAGATGGCCTTCAATGCTGCCATTGATTGTAGTCGTCACTACCTTGCAATAAACACATTGGTAAGTATGTGCGTGGCCTTCAACATGCTCTTGAGGGTAATCAATGTAATAAGGTTTTTTCATATGGCAATTATGATACGTAAATTAGAGAAATCTCTACCTATTTTTGGATTTTAGAACTAGCTTATATTTGCTTGAGTGTTTATAAGCCTCAAATAACCTAACTGGCGGCAGTCCTTTAGATTTTCTTTCTTCTAGCAGATTTTTGACTATCCCAATCACTCGCTCGTCAGCTTGACAGCCAAATATCACTCCAACTAAAGCTTCGGGAGAATATTGTAAGTAGGTATGCGCCCCTTTTGACCAGACAATTCGTGCCTCTTGCTCGTAATCCCAAGCTTTATATTTGGACAGCAATATCCTTCTATAAATATCGTTGTCTTCAGCTGCCCAGTCAAATATAGGGTAATCATCTGTGTAGATTACTGGAAGTGCCCCTGATAAAACTTCAGGGTCTTTTACTGTTTCGAATTGAAGGCAAATACCAGTA
This genomic window from Methyloradius palustris contains:
- a CDS encoding GGDEF domain-containing protein codes for the protein MKSPPINKAANAATRLAKVLDHSEQIKDVVEECAEELSSVNLVLKESLADIDHQPEVENAIEKSGEVKGKVQEAAEQLTIVNQALEHEIREREVLEHQLISVRQQEASARHEAFHDALTGLPNRVLFNDRLEHGLAQAKRHEWTLAIMFLDLDEFKSINDQYGHDAGDHVLKIISKRLIETTRVDDTVSRHGGDEFLYLIMEVDDRQDIALIAEKIIKALQAPCKVGKLELVVTASIGISVFPDDGESADVLIKSADKAMYQAKRTKSGYAFAGKH